In Arcanobacterium canis, the sequence CCACAAAGAGCGCCACGTAGAGCCAGATGTCCACCATCGATGAGTAAATTTTTTTCAGCCCCTGCGTCGGCCAGTCTTTGACGATGTTGTAAAAAATGACTGCCACAAACACCCACAGCGCACCACCCTTCGTCAACGGAGTGACCTTGTGGAAATGTCTCCAGGATTCTTCGGGGATTTCTTCGCACTCGTTTTGGCTCTGATCCATCACAAGCCCTCCGCCATCGCATTGCCCAGCTGAGTGAGTTTGAGGCGTAAACGATCGGCCTCCTCTTTGCTGACACCGTGAATCGTGGCATTAGTGGTTGCGGACGCCGTGACAAGTTCGAGACTCGAAAGTCCGTAGTGCCCCAAAATCGGACCCGCCGAAACATCAACCTGTTGCATCCGTCCGAACGGCACCACCACAACACGCTTGAACATCACTCCACGGCGAACCAAAAGCTCGGTGTCTCCTTCTGCGTATCCAAATGCCCCAACTTGCCGACGCATAATCCATGCACACCACACTGTGAGCACACATGCGAGAGCAACGATTCCCCAACCAATCCACATTGCGATCGTTCCCCAAAAGAATGTCGCCAACACCGCATAAGCCATCGGTGGAACGATGAGACACAAAGCAACAATAAGAATGTAAATATTGACTACTTTGGCATATCGCGGATCCACCGGAGTGAATTGGACGGAAGTCAGTTCAGTTCTCATGTCCTTAAGCGTACAGGAGCCGTACGACAAAAAATCGCATTCACTTCACTACTCACGCCGGCATCGCACCCCGCGGAGGAGTGGAATCATCGTCGGTATCGTTGATTCGACACCAACTTTCGGCGACGAGCCCACACACCGAGAGAATGACGGCACTGAGCGCACATACCAGCGCGCCCCACATTGCACTTTCCAACGACGCCGTTGGGCCAGTTCGTGCATAAGCTGCACCGATCCCTGCTGCAACACCACCTGCAATAGCTCCACCCCTCGAACACGCAAGGGCATACACGTAGGCACGAGCCGCAGAAAGCGGATCCACAGCAATTTTTTGGCGCTGGTATTGGCGCACTGGCCAGGCCAACGCCAAGGAAATCATTCCAAGGCCAACGGGGACAATTCCCGCCAATGCCGAGATATCAACGGGAGCTCCCCCACGAGAAATCCACACGTCAACGCAGACGAACACAGTCAAAAATGCAACCGCCGTCACTGCTAACAGCATCCAGATCGACGTCGGCTGGAGTTTCCCGTCTTTGCCACGCATCACCGACTCCAGGCACCTTCAAGACGCTCGATCCCGACCCGCGGGAGCTTGGCAAGAAGATCCTGGATGGGTTCACCTGACAGGCGCGCATCAGGCTCAATTTGTGCCCACGGTTCAAGGACGAAACGGCGATCTTTCGCGCGAGGATGCGGGATCGCGATGGTCGGCGAATCCGAAGCGACACCCTCCATATCCACAATATCGAGATCGAGAGTGCGCGAGCCCCAACGCTCACCACGGACTCGTCCAAGCTGGTCCTCGATCCACTGCAGATTTTCCAACAGTGGCACAGCTCCATCAGTCGTGGAAATGATCATCACAGCGTTGTAATAGTCAGCCTGCGGACGCTGCCCTGGCGCGAGGACAGGCGCGGTGCGGTAAATATCCGAGATTTCCTCGACTTCGTAAACTTCTTCGATTGCAGCGCGTGCTGCACGCAGGGTATCGAGTGAATCTCCCACGTTCGATCCCAACGCGATAACAACCCGACGTGGGAATGTCACATTGCGCATCAGCGGACTTTGACGATAGATTTCGACGCCGACGTCGCTAAAGGTACGTTCCAGAGGGGCGCCTGGCTTGTGAACTACCACGCGTACGTCAATTGGCCCCAGTGCGAGCACAGCATCAGCAATGCGTGCCGCAAGGGTCTCGATCAGATCGACGTGCGGGCCCTCGACGACTTCAGCAACGGCGTCGGCAACATCTGCATAAGAGATGGTGTCGTACACAGAATCCGTTCGTGCAGCGAGAGACGTGTCCGTTGACATCGTCACGTCCACGATGAAAGTCTGCGGATCGGCGTGCTCGAAATCAAGGACGCCGTGCGTTCCCACCAGGGTCAAGCCACTGAGGTGAATCGAATCAAGGTTCATCGTTCCCACTTTCGCAATTGTTGATGAACTGCCACAGCGCTTACCGTGGCAGCAACGTTGTGTACGCGTACACCCCAAGCTCCATTTTCCCACGCAATTCCGGAGATCACAGCGGTAGACGTATCGCGGTCTTGAGCAATATGCTCACCGGTCATCGTGGCCGCAAGAAACCGCTTGCGCGAAGCACCCAGAAGTACCGGGTAACCGAGCTCGTCGATTTCTTTCCAGCGAGCCAAAATTTCCCAGTCCTGCTCACCAACCTTGGCAAAGCCAAGCCCCGGATCGAGAATAATATTGCGATCCTCAACTCCCGCAGCTTTCGCCAGAGCAAGCTGTTGGAAAAGTTCACTTTTCACAATCGTGACAAGGTCACCATCATAAACTGCCAAAGAATTCATTGACTGCCCGTTGCCACGCCCATGCTGGAGAATATAAGGAACCCCAAGCGAGGCTACTGTCGAAAACATCGTTGGGTCCGCTTGTCCCCCGGTCACGTCATTGACGATATGCGCACCGGCCTCGATTGCCTTGGCTGCCGTCGCCGCGTGGTACGTATCCACAGAGAGAGTCGCCTCCTGTGCGAGTTCACGCACGACGTCCCCAATGCGCGCCCATTCCTCATCAGCCGTCAGCATCGTGGCTCCCGGACGAGTCGATTCGCCCCCGATGTCAAGAATCGTGGCACCCTGAGCAATAAGTTCACGTCCGTGAGCAATTGCTGCCTCAGCTGACGCCCATTGCCCCCCGTCGGAAAACGAATCCGGCGTGACGTTCACAATCCCCATAATTTCCATGTTTCACCTCGATTGAATCAGGCTCATGGCCTCAGCGCGCGCAGCACCATCGCGGAGCCATCCGCGCACTGCGCTCGTGGTGGTCTTTGAACCGGGTTTTTTTACACCGCGCATGGTCATGCACATGTGTTCGGCTTCGATCACAACAATCACGCCACGCGCAGTGAGTCGCTTGACGAGCGCGTCAGCCACCTGCGTCGTCAGGCGCTCTTGGACTTGAGGACGGCGAGCATATCCTTCGACGAGGCGCGCAAGCTTGCTCAGCCCCGTCACTCGTCCGCTTTCCCCAGGGATGTATCCCACATGGGCCACACCGAAGAAAGGAAGCAGATGATGCTCACACATCGAATAAAACGGAATGTCCTTGACCAGGATGAGCTCTTGATGACCGATATCGAAGACAGTATCAAGAACCTCAGACGGGTCAGTGCCCAGTCCCGCAAAAATTTCAGCGTAAGCACGCCCCATACGAGCTGGCGTATCAGCGAGACCATCGCGATCAGGGTCCTCTCCGATTGCGATCAGGAGGTCACGCACTGCTCTTTCTACGCCGTCGGCATCGTATTTAGCGCTCATCGCCAGCCTCTGGTTCGGCAACCGGGCCGACCGTGCCGTCCACGGGGCCAATCCCCTTCACAGGATCGTCGTGCCTGTCATCTGCCGACGCCGAAGCAGGAATATCGACCGGCGGTAGGTCTGAAACCGGGCGGGTTTGCGCTGACAGCCACTGCTCGCGCGCAGGAGCTTTGACAATATCAGCGAAGATGTCCTTCAACTCTGCTTCGAGAACTGTTTCCTTTTCCAGGAGGCGTTCGGCAAGGCGATCAAGGACATGGCGATTGTTCATAATGACTTCCCATGCCTCTTGCGACGCTGTTTCAAGGAGCTGTCGCACTTCCTCGTCAATGACGCTAGCGGTGGAATCAGAGTAATCGCGCGACGATCCTCCACCCATGCGCGTCATCGGATCCGATTCATCGGCAGTGAAACGAACAGCACCAACGCGCGCGCTCATACCGTATTCTGCCACCATCTTGCGAGCGATCGATGTGGCCTTTTGAATGTCGTTTGAAGCGCCGGTTGACGGATCATGGAATACGATTTCCTCAGCCAAACGTCCACCCATCGCGTACACCATTTGGTCAAGAAGCTCGTTACGCGACACCGAATACTTATCCTCAGCTGGCATCACCATGGTGTACCCCAGTGCTCGACCACGAGGAAGAATCGTCACCTTCGTCACTGGATCGGTGTGGTTCAACGCGGCGGCAGCCACTGCGTGACCACCCTCGTGGTAAGCAGTCATGCGCTTATCTTGCGGGCTCATCACACGGGTGCGACGCTGCGGGCCAGCAACCACACGGTCAATTGCTTCATCAATGTCATCCTCAGTGATCTTCTCATGACCTCGACGAGCCGCGAGCAGGGCAGATTCGTTGAGTACATTGGCCAAGTCAGCACCAGAGAACCCCGGAGTACGACGGGCCACCGCATCTAAGGTGACATCCTCAGCGATCGGCTTTCCCTTAGCATGTACCTTGAGAATTTCGAGGCGTCCACTGAGATCAGGAGCATCCACCGCAATTTGGCGATCAAATCGTCCCGGGCGCAAGAGCGCAGGATCAAGGACATCGGGACGGTTAGTCGCTGCAATAACGATCACGGACGTACGATCGTCAAAGCCATCCATCTCAACCAGGAGCTGGTTCAGAGTCTGTTCACGTTCGTCATTTCCGCCGCCGATACCAGCACCACGGTTTCGTCCAACAGCATCAATTTCGTCAACGAAAATAATTGCCGGAGCCTGCTTCTTCGCCTTGGAGAACAAGTCACGCACGCGCGATGCACCCACGCCGACGAACATTTCGACAAACTCAGAGGCAGAAATATGGAAGAAAGGAACGCCAGCTTCTCCGGCAACAGCCTTTGCGAGGAGCGTCTTTCCCGTTCCTGGAGGGCCGTAAAGCAAGACACCACGCGGGATCTTAGCGCCCATTTTGCGGAATTTACCCGGCGTCGCGAGGAATTCCTTGATCTCAGCAAGTTCCTCAACAGCTTCGTCTTCGCCTGCAACATCAGCAAAGGTGATCTCCGGGAGGTCAGATTCGACACCGTCGCCCTTGATCTTGCCGAATTGTCCCATGCCCTGCTGCATCTTAGGGAAGAGCCAGAAGAACAGCGCCACGATCACCAACATGGGGAACATGAGTGAAATAAGTCCGCCAAGGAACGACTGCACGGGCACCGTGGCATCGTAACCGTGAGAGCTCTTGGCTTTTTCGATCAGGCCCGAGACCTTTTCCGCTTGGGGATCAATGTACTGGAATTGGATTTTCTTCGTTGCGCTCCCCTTATCCCCTTCAAGGGAGACAGGGACAACTTCCTTGTTGAGCAGTACCTGAACAACCTGGGACCCATCGGTCACCTGAATGTTCTTGATGTCACCCTTTTCCAAAACTTCGATGCCTTGCGACGTTTTGATTGAGGTGTACCCGCCGGGGTTGAGGAAATACACGAGCGATCCAGCGATCAACGCGATGAGGACAATACCACCCCAAATCGTCCGCCGTTGCTTTCGACGTTGTTCTTCTTCCTGCTCTTTCGTCAGTTCGGGAGCATCGTCATCATCCTTGTCATGATGACTGAAAATCGAGTGCTTCGGACGCTTCGACGACTGGTTATATTCGCGATTTGACCTGCGAATTTCTTTGCGATCAGGCAGCATTTTCTCTACCTGCTCGTTATCCTGGCGCCCGGTGTCCTGGGGCTGATTCTCGCTCAATTTTTCCTCCGTGATTATGGAAATAACCCCTCCATTTTACTTCATGGGACCACAACACATCGATGCGCTACTTTGTTAGCGTAACTACTGAGGAAAACGTGATCTTCCCACGATTTTTTTGCGCCCGTGCTCCCGGAAGTTCCACAACTTTTCCACCTGCTGGATGTGTCACAAGGTCATCGAGGGCGTCAATGTGTACGTACCTCAATTCCCCCGGACGAGCTCCCGCATCAAACGCAGCCAAACGCAATGCACGAGTGCGCACTGCGCGTGGCTGGCGTGCAAGCATCTTGGCATCAACGACGCCCTCACCGCAGCTCACCTCCTCAAGCGCCTGACGTCCAAGCGCATCAAGCACCTCGACGTCGTCGGCCAAGAGCCGCGCCGTCCGTGCCAGTGCTCCTACGACGTCGCCGGAAAGTTGCCCGAGTGCGGGCAGGATTTCGTGACGGATCCGGGCGCGGGTGAGCGGTTCACCCGCTGCGGTGCGCCAGGGACCATCGAGGGCATTGCTTGGATCGGTGACGATGGGCCAGCCAAGGGCCGCAACCGCAGCTTCGAGTTCTTCCTTGCGCAAGTGAAGAAGAGGCCGGTAGAGGGCGACGTCAGGAGCACCAGGAACGTGAGCCACTGCCCGCATCCCCGCAAGCGAGTTCGCACCAGAGCCACGAGTGAGTCCGAGCAGAACCGTTTCCGCTTGATCACACGCATGGTGTCCAACAAAAACTGCAGGCTGTTGTGGGCACACCTCACGAGCCGCATCCGCGAGCGCAGCGTAGCGAGCCTCGCGGGCAGCACCTTCGGGGCCTCCGAGCGAAGGAAGATCGACGCGTACACATCGAGCCTCAATATCTTCGTGGCACAAAAATTGCGTAACTTGGCGAGCTTCTTGTGTACTTTCCTCGCGTACCCCGTGGTCAACGACGAGGGCGAGAATACGTTGTCCGGTGCGTGCCGCCGCCCACGATGCCCCCGCCACCAATGCCATTGAGTCGGCTCCACCCGACACCCCGATAACAACATGCTCACCGACGTCGGGAAGCGAACGCAAGAGGGCGTGACGAACTGCGCTGAGTTGTGGAGCAGGGAAACTCATACTCGGGCCAGCCACAGTTGCGGTGATTCAAGCTCAGCGTTGAGAGGAAGATGAAGAGGATTTTGCCAGACTTTGTTTAACCTGTTCATTCCCCCTTCGGCAACGACAGCTTTGACGAAGTTTTCGCCCAGGTCATACTGTGCAAGTTTGTGGGCCAGTCCCGCCCAATCACTCAGTATCGTTTCCAGTTTGCCCTTGATTTTCCGACGAGTCTGAAGAGCTTTGGACAGTGGACGACGAGATGGGATCAGTGAAGAGGGCACAGAATTCATCACAAATTGTGCGTGCCCTTCGAGCAATGACAGCACAGCGATGAGATCGTCACGTGCCCCCGATTTGTCTGCCAGAGTCTGGCGAAAGCGCGAAATGATCACGTCCTTCAGCCACGGTGCAGCGGCGAATTGGATGGCATGTGTCATTTCGTGAACGCTGACCCACAGCGCCAGATCACGTCGGTCCAAATCGAACATCTCACGCAGTTGATAAACGTTTGGGGCAACAAGCGTCAATCGCGGTTCGCGAGCAAAGGGGTCAAACTGTCCCAGCACGCGGCGAGCTGCCAATGCGAGTGTTGGAGTTAATGCCAGATCTCCCACCGGATGATCGACAATTTTCAGCATCGTCTGCACGCTCTCTCGTGCGCGGCTCACCCATCCCAAACGAGAGACGACGTCGATACGCACATCCTCGATGTCGCAATGCTTAAGGCCCGATACTTCGCGCACAATTTCGGGGGCTCTCTTGGCCTGCTGACGCAAGTCAGCCACAATTGCACGTGCCGATGCGTCGCTTGCGGATGGGCCGGGGCCGGCAACCACCGAAGCGAGAGTGTGATGAAGCCAAGAAACCGTCATAGCTCCAGATTACCGCGCAGCGCGATCACAACGCGTACAAATCAGCAAGGAAAGAATCAATCACCGAGCGCATTCCCGGCGAAGCTCCTTCTGTGATGTTGTCAATGAGCACCGAGAACACAAGCGGTTGCCCCTTTGCCGTTTGCATGTAGCCGGATAGAGAATTGGCGGTAATTAAGGTCCCGGTTTTGGCCCGGACAATACCGGCCAAATCTGTGCCAATCATGCGTTTCCTCAACGTGCCATCGAGCGCCGAGATTGGCAGTCCTGGGCCAATTGCTGAGGCAGAGGGTTGATTCCACACGTGTAAGAGAATTTGTGATTGGAGCCGGGCCGTGAGCCGATCCGTGGTTGAAAGGCCCGAACTCGAAGAAAACACGGCACCTGTGACATCGCACCCAAGCTCACGCAAGTATTCCTTCGCCGCCGTCGCCGCCCCTTCGAACGTCGCTGGTTGCCCTTTTTCTTTGGCGACAAGCCGACCTAGGGCTTCGGCGATGGTGTTATCTGACTGCTTGAGCATCAATTCCACTAGTTCACGCACCGGAGCAGACTCAACGGTTGCAAGAGCGCGCGCATCCGAAGGAGCGGTGGCTCGCTGAGGCTCGCCTGCTTCAATTCCCGCCTTAGTGAGGGCACGAGCAAATGCCTGGGCCGCACGAAGATCGGGATGAGGAGCGTATTTGCCATTCACTCGCCCCTCATCGATTGCGATCGGTTGCAATTCCATGACGTAGATGTAATCGCCTTTGTCAAGGTCATGGTGGTAGGAGGCACCTTCGAAGAGCGAAGAGTCAACGGCGATGTTGACTTTGCGTGTTCCACTCTTTTTCAGTTCAGCCGCTGTGTGGCGCGCAAGTTGCTCAATTGATGCCCGACCTTCAGTAACATGCGGATCGCCTGGGCCCGCGCTCAGAAGAGTGTCTCCCCCGCCAACGAGGTAGACGGTGTTTCCGGCCAGCGCAGTTGTGGTTGGTAAGGTACGCTGCGGGCCGAGAACATTCAGAGCTGTCAACGCGGTCACAAGTTTCATGTTCGACGCCGGAGTAGTCGGCTGCGTGGGGTTGTATTCGGCAATCGTCTGACCAGTAAGCGGGTCCGCAACAGCAATCGAGGCATGTCCCGAAAAACGCCCATTCTTCACGAATTTCTCGATCGCTTTCTCAACCTGCGCAGACGACGGCGGTGCCGGAACAAAACGCGAGTCCACCGACGTCGGAGCCGCGTAGGGCGCAGCTGGGGTTTGTGCAGGAGCGACAGTGAGGATCCCCGGAACCACATCCCAGGCATCAGCTATCGCATACCCACCCAGCACAAGAGCACAAACTGAAATAAGAACGCGTGATTTCACCCCTCCATAGTGTCACACTTCGCCACACAAGGAGCGAGGGAGGGCACAAAGTTGACACATACGGGACGCAGGGCCTAAATGCGCGTTACAATTTCGATGAAGAAAATACTTATCGAGCAAAGGAACGCCATGGAGTTCGACGTCACGATTGAGATCCCCAAGGGGAACCGGAACAAGTACGAGGTGGATCACGAAACCGGCCGCATCCGCCTGGATCGTATGCTCTTTACCTCTACTCGTTACCCCGATGACTACGGATTCATCGACGGAACGCTTGGCGAAGACGGCGATCCGCTTGACGCTCTGGTCTTGCTGGAAGAGTCCACATTTCCTGGTTGCGTGATTCGTTGCCGTGCGCTGGGCATGTTCCGCATGAGCGATGAAGCTGGCGGCGATGACAAGGTTTTGTGCGTACCAACCGGCGATCAACGCGCATCATGGCGTACGGAAATTGACGACGTTTCCGAGTTCCACCGCCTGGAAGTTCAGCACTTCTTTGAGGTCTACAAGGATCTTGAGCCAGGTAAATCAGTTGAAGGTGCACACTGGGTCGGTCGCGCTGAAGCCGAAGCTGAGATTGAGCGTTCATTCAAGCGGGCCGAAGAAACTGGATACTACGATAAGCACTGAACGCACAAAAGCGCATGAAAAGGGGCGGGCAACGATGAAAGTTGCCCGCCCCTTTTCACGCCTTTTATCCCTCCTATACCTCGAAAGTCGGAGAAAATACGAGGAGACCCCTGCTGTGCGAGCGGGGCCTCCCATTGGAAAAGTATGAAATCATCCAACGCGCAGGTACACGGGCTTACCCCACACTGCACGCTCTTGAGTCCCCATTGATGGGTTCCATGCAGCGATATGCATACCGTTTCCGGTATAGAGCCCAACATGTCCCGGCCACCACAGCACATCTCCAGGACGAGCCTGAGAGGCAGGAACCTGGCGATAATCACCCCAGAATTGGTTCACATACGAGCCTGTGCGACGAGGAGTGGTGATACCAAATTTCTGGTAGACGTACCAAACGAATCCCACGCAGTCCCAACCGGTGTTTGGCGAAGTACCAGCCCAGACGTACGGCACGCCTTCAAACTGGCGCGCGTAAGAGACAACGGACGATCCACTGGCTGAAGTTGAACCCGAGTTCGACGACTTTTGTGCCGCTTTGCGTGCCGCTGCTTTTGCTTGCGCCTGACGTTGCATGTGCTCACGGGCAGCCTTTTCCGCCGCAGCACGCTCGGCAGCACGTTTCTGTGCAGCTTCTCGCTCAGCCTTATCGCGCGCTTGAGCTGCAGCCTTTTCCGCCGCAGCACGCTCGGCAGCTGCTCGCTGCGCTTCGGCACGCTCACGGGCCTCTTGAGCCAAACGCTCACGCTCAGCTTTTTCAGCCTCAGCACGTTGGGCCTTCTGCGCAGTCGCCTGGGCAAAAGCTGCTGCCTGCGCAGCTTCCTTTTCCTTCACAGCCTTGGTCGCGGCGTCGGCGTCGGCCGCTGCCTGCGCGGCCGCTTGAGCGCTCTCCTGAGCTGACTTTGCTGCCGCCTTGGTGGCGGCCGCCTCAACCGCAGCTTCTTGGCGAGCCTGATCAGCTACGCCCTTGGCACGCTCTTCGTTATCGAGGCGAGCCTGTTCAACAATTTCTGCCGCTGCCGCCTTGGATCGTGCCACGCGCTCGGCCTCAAGCTCGTCAAGTCGCTTCGCCTCAAGATCAGCTGTAGTGCCCTTCTGTGCGGCGAGGACACCGGCTAGCTGACCACGCCGGGCTGAAGCCGTTGCAAGCTGAGCGGTGACGGCATCTGACGCGGCCTGTGCCGCATCCGCTGTCGATCCAACCCGCTGCGCGACGGCGGTTGCAGCCTGCGCTGCAGCGTCGGCTTTCTTCTGAAGCGCAGTCGCAATGTCGAGAAGAGCCTGGAACGCCTGAACTGTGGAGTCAACGTGGGAGGCAAGGGTACCGAAGGCACGCTGCTTCACCTGAGCCTGAGCCAAGGAATCGGCACCCATGAAGTAGAAAGAAGACTGAATTCCCGCAGCAGAATTTTGATACATCGCCTTCGAGACATTGCCAAGCTCGCCGCGAGCGCGCTCAACGTCTGCTTTCGCTGCGTTCGCCTTTTCTTGGGAGTCCATTGCACTGTTCACAGCCGCGTTCATGTCACCTTCGGCGCGCACAGCTTGAGCCTGCGCACGTGCAGCCGCTTCTTCAAGCTGTGAGGACTGCGCGGAAAGCTGTGCGAGCTCATTCTCTACGTGCGACAGCTCGCTCTGTGTTTGTGCCTGTGCGGAATGGGCATCTCTGACTTCATCGTCAGTTGTAGGGTCGGCGCTCGCCAGCTGAACACCACCAGCGGCTACCGTGAAGGCAGTCAACGACAGCAACCCATATTTCACTGCTCGTTTCACGTGAATTTTCCTCCATCCGCCGACGGTTGACGGCGTGTGCGCTTGACCCGGTGAACCGGATCAAATATCTGAACCAAAATCGAGAATATAACAATTCTTTACAAAAGGAAACAGCTCCCCCAAAATTCCCAAAAAACTCATTTGTCACAGGAAAGCCGTTTGATGCTCTTTTGTTTCGTTCAGTGTCGTCAAACGTGGAAAATGTAGTGCTATCTTTGTTCCGCCGCCAGTACAGTAGGGATATGCGAACGTGGGAAAACGACATGATCAGCGGGTACGTACAGACCACCCTCCCCCTTCACGACGACGATTGCGGGCCTGTTGTGGCAACCCTCACACGGCCATCGTCACCGGTGGCACATCCCCGTTTCGTTGTGCTCGCGATCCATGGTTGGAATGATTACTTCTACCAACTTCCCCATTCCGAGGCTGTGATGGATGCCGGCGGCGCTTTTTACGCGATCGACTTACGCCGCTATGGGCGGTCGTGGCGCGAGGGACAGACCTGGGGGTATATCGAAAGTCTTTCTTCCTACGACGAAGAAATACACGCCGCACTCGACGTCATCCATGAGGAAGTCGGCACCGATATCCCGTTCATCCTCTACGGACATTCAACTGGCGGGCTTACCGCGTCACTGTGGGCTTCGCGTCACCCCGACGCACTTGATGGCCTGGTCCTCAACTCCCCCTGGCTCGAATATCAAGGATGGAGTAGTACCCGCGTGGCTGGTCGCCCACTCATCGAGGCAATTTACAAAA encodes:
- a CDS encoding DUF3180 domain-containing protein; this translates as MRGKDGKLQPTSIWMLLAVTAVAFLTVFVCVDVWISRGGAPVDISALAGIVPVGLGMISLALAWPVRQYQRQKIAVDPLSAARAYVYALACSRGGAIAGGVAAGIGAAYARTGPTASLESAMWGALVCALSAVILSVCGLVAESWCRINDTDDDSTPPRGAMPA
- the ftsH gene encoding ATP-dependent zinc metalloprotease FtsH, producing MSENQPQDTGRQDNEQVEKMLPDRKEIRRSNREYNQSSKRPKHSIFSHHDKDDDDAPELTKEQEEEQRRKQRRTIWGGIVLIALIAGSLVYFLNPGGYTSIKTSQGIEVLEKGDIKNIQVTDGSQVVQVLLNKEVVPVSLEGDKGSATKKIQFQYIDPQAEKVSGLIEKAKSSHGYDATVPVQSFLGGLISLMFPMLVIVALFFWLFPKMQQGMGQFGKIKGDGVESDLPEITFADVAGEDEAVEELAEIKEFLATPGKFRKMGAKIPRGVLLYGPPGTGKTLLAKAVAGEAGVPFFHISASEFVEMFVGVGASRVRDLFSKAKKQAPAIIFVDEIDAVGRNRGAGIGGGNDEREQTLNQLLVEMDGFDDRTSVIVIAATNRPDVLDPALLRPGRFDRQIAVDAPDLSGRLEILKVHAKGKPIAEDVTLDAVARRTPGFSGADLANVLNESALLAARRGHEKITEDDIDEAIDRVVAGPQRRTRVMSPQDKRMTAYHEGGHAVAAAALNHTDPVTKVTILPRGRALGYTMVMPAEDKYSVSRNELLDQMVYAMGGRLAEEIVFHDPSTGASNDIQKATSIARKMVAEYGMSARVGAVRFTADESDPMTRMGGGSSRDYSDSTASVIDEEVRQLLETASQEAWEVIMNNRHVLDRLAERLLEKETVLEAELKDIFADIVKAPAREQWLSAQTRPVSDLPPVDIPASASADDRHDDPVKGIGPVDGTVGPVAEPEAGDER
- a CDS encoding inorganic diphosphatase, with protein sequence MEFDVTIEIPKGNRNKYEVDHETGRIRLDRMLFTSTRYPDDYGFIDGTLGEDGDPLDALVLLEESTFPGCVIRCRALGMFRMSDEAGGDDKVLCVPTGDQRASWRTEIDDVSEFHRLEVQHFFEVYKDLEPGKSVEGAHWVGRAEAEAEIERSFKRAEETGYYDKH
- a CDS encoding zinc-dependent metalloprotease is translated as MTVSWLHHTLASVVAGPGPSASDASARAIVADLRQQAKRAPEIVREVSGLKHCDIEDVRIDVVSRLGWVSRARESVQTMLKIVDHPVGDLALTPTLALAARRVLGQFDPFAREPRLTLVAPNVYQLREMFDLDRRDLALWVSVHEMTHAIQFAAAPWLKDVIISRFRQTLADKSGARDDLIAVLSLLEGHAQFVMNSVPSSLIPSRRPLSKALQTRRKIKGKLETILSDWAGLAHKLAQYDLGENFVKAVVAEGGMNRLNKVWQNPLHLPLNAELESPQLWLARV
- the folE gene encoding GTP cyclohydrolase I FolE, with product MSAKYDADGVERAVRDLLIAIGEDPDRDGLADTPARMGRAYAEIFAGLGTDPSEVLDTVFDIGHQELILVKDIPFYSMCEHHLLPFFGVAHVGYIPGESGRVTGLSKLARLVEGYARRPQVQERLTTQVADALVKRLTARGVIVVIEAEHMCMTMRGVKKPGSKTTTSAVRGWLRDGAARAEAMSLIQSR
- the folP gene encoding dihydropteroate synthase, translating into MEIMGIVNVTPDSFSDGGQWASAEAAIAHGRELIAQGATILDIGGESTRPGATMLTADEEWARIGDVVRELAQEATLSVDTYHAATAAKAIEAGAHIVNDVTGGQADPTMFSTVASLGVPYILQHGRGNGQSMNSLAVYDGDLVTIVKSELFQQLALAKAAGVEDRNIILDPGLGFAKVGEQDWEILARWKEIDELGYPVLLGASRKRFLAATMTGEHIAQDRDTSTAVISGIAWENGAWGVRVHNVAATVSAVAVHQQLRKWER
- the folK gene encoding 2-amino-4-hydroxy-6-hydroxymethyldihydropteridine diphosphokinase, whose product is MNLDSIHLSGLTLVGTHGVLDFEHADPQTFIVDVTMSTDTSLAARTDSVYDTISYADVADAVAEVVEGPHVDLIETLAARIADAVLALGPIDVRVVVHKPGAPLERTFSDVGVEIYRQSPLMRNVTFPRRVVIALGSNVGDSLDTLRAARAAIEEVYEVEEISDIYRTAPVLAPGQRPQADYYNAVMIISTTDGAVPLLENLQWIEDQLGRVRGERWGSRTLDLDIVDMEGVASDSPTIAIPHPRAKDRRFVLEPWAQIEPDARLSGEPIQDLLAKLPRVGIERLEGAWSR
- a CDS encoding PH domain-containing protein; translated protein: MRTELTSVQFTPVDPRYAKVVNIYILIVALCLIVPPMAYAVLATFFWGTIAMWIGWGIVALACVLTVWCAWIMRRQVGAFGYAEGDTELLVRRGVMFKRVVVVPFGRMQQVDVSAGPILGHYGLSSLELVTASATTNATIHGVSKEEADRLRLKLTQLGNAMAEGL
- the tilS gene encoding tRNA lysidine(34) synthetase TilS, whose amino-acid sequence is MAGPSMSFPAPQLSAVRHALLRSLPDVGEHVVIGVSGGADSMALVAGASWAAARTGQRILALVVDHGVREESTQEARQVTQFLCHEDIEARCVRVDLPSLGGPEGAAREARYAALADAAREVCPQQPAVFVGHHACDQAETVLLGLTRGSGANSLAGMRAVAHVPGAPDVALYRPLLHLRKEELEAAVAALGWPIVTDPSNALDGPWRTAAGEPLTRARIRHEILPALGQLSGDVVGALARTARLLADDVEVLDALGRQALEEVSCGEGVVDAKMLARQPRAVRTRALRLAAFDAGARPGELRYVHIDALDDLVTHPAGGKVVELPGARAQKNRGKITFSSVVTLTK
- the dacB gene encoding D-alanyl-D-alanine carboxypeptidase/D-alanyl-D-alanine endopeptidase, yielding MKSRVLISVCALVLGGYAIADAWDVVPGILTVAPAQTPAAPYAAPTSVDSRFVPAPPSSAQVEKAIEKFVKNGRFSGHASIAVADPLTGQTIAEYNPTQPTTPASNMKLVTALTALNVLGPQRTLPTTTALAGNTVYLVGGGDTLLSAGPGDPHVTEGRASIEQLARHTAAELKKSGTRKVNIAVDSSLFEGASYHHDLDKGDYIYVMELQPIAIDEGRVNGKYAPHPDLRAAQAFARALTKAGIEAGEPQRATAPSDARALATVESAPVRELVELMLKQSDNTIAEALGRLVAKEKGQPATFEGAATAAKEYLRELGCDVTGAVFSSSSGLSTTDRLTARLQSQILLHVWNQPSASAIGPGLPISALDGTLRKRMIGTDLAGIVRAKTGTLITANSLSGYMQTAKGQPLVFSVLIDNITEGASPGMRSVIDSFLADLYAL